The Salvelinus namaycush isolate Seneca chromosome 38, SaNama_1.0, whole genome shotgun sequence genome includes a window with the following:
- the LOC120031827 gene encoding patatin-like phospholipase domain-containing protein 2 — protein sequence MPGVLFCGKAVVLEIVKPIRLVYSCAWVQKHPIILTFSLSPPCLPLFSLERYVDGGISDNLPQSELKNTISISPFSGESDICPRDTSFNFHELRFTNTSIQINLDNMYRLSNALFPPEPKVMAEICQSGYKDALRFLEENHLLKLECPTAGPNLSEAIHTCCCKPTATETTKDWMLRRLRLLRKRHWWLDEQIVDNLPTQIKKVDRSFSAQSC from the exons ATGCCTGGGGTCTTGTTCTGTGGAAAGGCTGTGGTCTTGGAAATAGTCAAACCGATACGGCTTGTTTATAGTTGTGCATGGGTCCAAAAACACCCAATtattctcactttctctctctctcctccctgtctccccctcttctctctggaGCGTTACGTGGATGGGGGAATCAGTGACAACCTTCCTCAGTCagagctgaagaacaccatcagCATCTCTCCGTTCTCCGGCGAGAGCGACATCTGTCCACGGGACACCTCCTTCAACTTCCACGAGCTGCGCTTCACCAACACCTCCATCCAGATTAACCTGGACAATATGTACCGCCTCAGCAATGCCCTGTTCCCCCCAGAACCCAAG GTCATGGCAGAGATATGCCAGAGTGGCTACAAGGACGCCCTTCGCTTTCTTGAGGAGAACC ATCTGCTGAAGCTGGAGTGTCCGACTGCCGGCCCCAACCTATCAGAAGCCATACACACCTGCTGCTGCAAGCCCACCGCCACGGAAACCACTAAGGACTGGATGCTCCGCCGGCTCCGCCTCCTGAGGAAGCGGCACTGGTGGCTGGACGAGCAGATTGTTGACAACCTGCCTACCCAAATCAAAAAGGTAGATAGGAGCTTTTCTGCTCAAAGCTGTTAG